In the Schistocerca gregaria isolate iqSchGreg1 unplaced genomic scaffold, iqSchGreg1.2 ptg000875l, whole genome shotgun sequence genome, one interval contains:
- the LOC126323923 gene encoding exopolyphosphatase PRUNE1-like — translation MVTSLSDFLVQSRRCMELHLSCAGGSQMPEKTRRLHVVLGNEACDLDSAVSSIALAYLYHYAYLNALDEFEFEVDVVPLLNINREDLELRKDLVLLFQKVGIDFRYLTFLDDRIACDGSDHGGCSVKVESKAVPSRYADGPQHPFSWV, via the exons ATGGTGACTTCTTTGAGCGATTTCCTAGTTCAAAGCAGGCGTTGCATGGAGCTCCATTTAAGCTGTGCAGGTGGGAGTCAGATGCCAGAGAAAACGCGACGTTTACATGTTGTTTTGGGAAACGAGGCCTGCGATCTTGATTCTGCAGTTTCTTCCATTGCACTTGCCTATTTGTATCATTATGCCTATTTGAATGCGTTGGATGAATTCGAGTTCGAGGTGGATGTGGTTCCACTACTTAATATCAACAGAGAAGACCTTGAGTTGCGGAAGGATTTGGTTCTCCTTTTTCAAAAGGTTGGAATCGACTTTCGCTATTTGACCTTTCTTGATGACAGAATTGCGTGCGATGGATCGGATCACGGTGGTTGCTCGGTCAAG GTTGAAAGCAAAGCAGTCCCTTCTCGCTACGCTGACGGACCACAACACCCTTTCTCGTGGGTTTGA
- the LOC126323924 gene encoding alanine--tRNA ligase-like, which produces MYLREKVRRGPGPLQARRFGRKGGHRLAHGVSDAGKEERGFGCERTRRLSGCAWNLTTRQLRASFLNYFERKGHLVVPSSKLVPEGDSDLLFTTAGMVQFKDCFLGEREPTHPRLASAQRCVRAGGKHNDLESVGHTARHHTFFEMLGSFSFGDYDEREAVSLAWEYLTRELQLPAERLSVSILEGDERTADTWRSVVGLPDAKIRRLGSEDNFWSMGDTGPCGPCTEIFWDQIEPVDGERYLEIWNLVFMRYTRHREGNDCSPLLRPCIDTGMGLERLSSVVQGKRDNYETDVFSSLIAGARSVLERSLKKGSKGQNCAPFSLETVLRVIADHVRSSSHLLSEGLMPGTQGRPYVLRRIIRRAAWYAYSVGVREPVLSDVFLVYLSAVSKDHPDLSEHQPHIRHMLTREELAFFSVMERGAAEFQKQLADCRRHGRTVVPKECLFYMHDVFGFPLELSEYMAQSQGLSADREGFEELLSRARKQGRASSFPKNSGDVRRLDTSWADFSPKFTGHDRAEEPYSKILASRPGEPHEEHCVWVSIDPCPFYPEGGGVLGDRGYLTVEKWKLQVSDTIRPHTKGIALKVVLPSSLSDRQLAKSLLLQPGTVVGAFVDPTWRRRTRQNHTATHLLHSALKSVLGPHANQAGSRVSDVQIRLDVTHHNAITPSQLLQIEEWVNCVILENVRISVEHVSYQEALSQNATALFSERYDKEGLVRVVKVGNHSVELCGGIHVKETSEIGCFKIIGEHSAGTGVRRLEALTGLEAFRWLHSRSSVLDRVAEALQCKKSDTDALISTVENLVADLRAAEKDLYTLKKAWLRSVTHKNIVSNSIGPSPIEWRDSNAYARYQILYGNAVLVVHLYNFGKVACDAKLARDACDLVREQDPHNIHVIILEDRVLMCCKEPKDSSQLKKLLLEFGVKGGGSPTLVEGRCDRNTLLRLLDKYAKHP; this is translated from the exons ATGTATTTGCGTGAAAAGGTGCGCCGTGGCCCGGGGCCGCTTCAGGCGCGTCGCTTCGGGCGGAAAGGCGGCCATCGCCTTGCGCACGGCGTTTCGGACGCGGGCAAAGAGGAAAGGGGGTTCGGCTGCGAAAGAACGAGGCGTCTCTCAGGTTGCGCGTGGAACTTGACGACGAGGCAGCTGAGAGCGAGCTTTTTGAACTACTTTGAGCGAAAGGGACACCTGGTGGTGCCGTCGTCCAAGCTCGTGCCGGAAGGCGATTCGGACTTGTTGTTTACGACCGCCGGAATGGTCCAATTCAAGGATTGCTTTTTAGGTGAAAGGGAGCCGACACATCCTCGGCTGGCTTCAGCCCAGAGGTGCGTTCGAGCCGGCGGAAAGCACAACGACTTGGAAAGTGTAGGTCACACGGCGAGACACCACACTTTTTTCGAGATGTTGGGTAGTTTTAGTTTTGGCGATTATGACGAACGCGAGGCAGTGTCACTTGCTTGGGAATATTTGACCCGAGAGTTGCAGCTGCCGGCGGAGCGGCTAAGCGTCAGCATTCTGGAGGGAGACGAGAGGACAGCAGACACGTGGAGATCTGTTGTCGGGCTGCCGGACGCCAAAATTCGAAGGTTGGGTTCAGAAGACAACTTTTGGAGCATGGGAGACACGGGGCCATGCGGCCCCTGCACAGAGATCTTTTGGGACCAGATCGAGCCGGTCGATGGTGAGAGGTATTTGGAGATATGGAATTTGGTGTTCATGCGGTACACTAGACACCGAGAAGGGAACGATTGCTCGCCCCTCCTCAGGCCATGTATCGACACTGGCATGGGCTTGGAGAGGTTGTCGTCCGTCGTTCAGGGCAAAAGGGACAACTATGAAACCGACGTCTTCTCGTCCTTGATCGCAGGAGCAAGAAGCGTCTTAGAGAGATCTTTAAAAAAAGGGTCGAAAGGACAAAATTGCGCCCCGTTTTCGCTCGAAACGGTGTTGCGCGTGATTGCAGACCACGTGCGCTCGTCCAGTCACCTGTTGTCGGAGGGACTGATGCCTGGAACTCAAGGGCGGCCGTATGTCTTGCGCAGGATCATTCGCCGCGCGGCTTGGTATGCATACAGCGTCGGCGTCAGAGAGCCCGTCCTGTCCGACGTTTTTTTAGTTTACTTGAGTGCCGTGTCGAAAGACCACCCAGACCTCTCGGAACACCAACCACACATTCGACACATGCTCACTCGCGAAGAATTGGCCTTCTTTTCGGTGATGGAACGAGGCGCGGCCGAATTCCAAAAACAGTTGGCGGATTGCCGTCGTCACGGACGAACAGTCGTGCCAAAAGAGTGTCTCTTCTATATGCACGACGTTTTTGGATTCCCGCTGGAACTTAGCGAATACATGGCTCAGAGTCAGGGACTGTCGGCCGATCGAGAGGGATTCGAGGAGTTGCTATCACGGGCCAGAAAACAGGGTCGCGCCTCTTCGTTTCCAAAAAATTCAGGCGACGTGCGACGGTTGGACACCTCGTGGGCCGACTTTTCGCCGAAATTCACGGGTCACGATCGAGCAGAAGAGCCCTACTCCAAAATTCTGGCCTCCCGCCCCGGCGAACCGCACGAAGAGCATTGCGTGTGGGTTTCGATCGACCCCTGCCCGTTCTATCCAGAAGGGGGCGGCGTTCTAGGGGACCGAGGCTACTTGACAGTCGAAAAGTGGAAACTCCAAGTTTCGGACACAATACGTCCGCACACAAAAGGAATCGCGCTGAAGGTCGTTCTACCCTCATCTCTTTCCGATCGCCAATTGGCGAAATCTCTGCTGCTTCAACCTGGTACGGTTGTCGGCGCGTTCGTCGATCCCACTTGGAGGCGGCGAACGCGACAAAACCACACCGCTACCCACCTACTTCACAGCGCTCTGAAAAGCGTCCTTGGACCCCACGCGAACCAGGCCGGGTCGCGCGTGTCCGACGTACAAATCAGACTCGACGTAACTCATCACAACGCGATCACACCCTCGCAGCTATTGCAAATCGAGGAGTGGGTTAATTGTGTTATTCTGGAAAATGTCAGAATTTCAGTCGAGCACGTGTCCTATCAAGAGGCCCTGTCGCAGAACGCAACTGCCCTCTTTAGCGAGAGGTATGACAAGGAAGGGCTGGTGCGAGTGGTGAAGGTTGGCAATCATTCTGTTGAGCTGTGCGGGGGAATTCACGTAAAGGAGACATCGGAAATCGGCTGCTTCAAAATTATCGGCGAGCACTCTGCCGGCACGGGCGTTCGTCGTTTGGAGGCTCTAACTGGCTTGGAGGCATTTCGGTGGCTTCACTCCAGATCGTCTGTCCTCGACCGAGTCGCGGAAGCGCTCCAGTGCAAAAAAAGCGACACCGACGCGCTCATATCAACTGTAGAGAACTTGGTGGCCGATTTGAGAGCGGCCGAGAAGGATTTGTACACTCTGAAGAAAGCCTGGCTCCGCTCTGTAACgcacaaaaatattgtgtcaaatTCAATCGGGCCGTCTCCGATCGAGTGGCGCGACTCCAACGCGTATGCCAGATACCAGATTTTGTATGGAAATGCCGTTCTGGTTGTCCATCTGTATAATTTCGGCAAGGTCGCGTGCGACGCGAAACTTGCGAGAGACGCCTGCGATCTTGTCAGAGAACAAGATCCACATAA CATCCACGTCATCATCTTAGAAGACCGTGTGCTCATGTGCTGCAAAGAGCCGAAAGATTCTAGTCAGCTTAAGAAACTGCTTCTGGAATTCGGAGTGAAAG GTGGCGGGAGCCCAACTCTGGTGGAGGGAAGGTGCGACAGGAACACACTTCTAAGGCTTCTGGATAAGTACGCCAAACACCCCTAG
- the LOC126323922 gene encoding 60S ribosomal protein L7a-like, with protein sequence MPSVRKASRKASEPKASDKMAPSSSQVKKIAGKKSQVNFSDTLFYRPKKVSTVGIRVPRQRDLTHFVRWPRYIRIQRQRNILMKRMKVPPAINQFTQTLPKSAAVTLFRVLDHHGHETPQAKRARLLKAAMDKTGQLSNTKRPYTVKCGIRLVTKLIERKQAKLVVIANDVSPIEIVLWLPTLCKKKGIPYIITKDKARLGRVVKKKKAAVLAFVEVRPQDKADFSNLVQIAKEKYNDMYEKIMHTPGGMKLSKKTMQRKAKQQRLKAIAAKSAKKVTS encoded by the coding sequence ATGCCAAGTGTCAGGAAAGCCTCCAGGAAGGCCTCAGAGCCAAAAGCGTCCGATAAAATGGCACCATCTTCATCCCAGGTCAAAAAAATAGCTGGCAAAAAATCCCAAGTCAATTTCAGCGATACACTTTTTTACCGTCCAAAAAAGGTCTCCACAGTCGGCATTCGCGTACCTAGACAACGTGACTTGACACATTTCGTGAGATGGCCGCGATACATCCGTATTCAGCGCCAGCGCAATATTCTGATGAAGCGTATGAAGGTGCCGCCCGCCATCAACCAATTCACCCAAACTCTTCCAAAGAGCGCCGCCGTGACTCTTTTTCGCGTTTTGGACCACCACGGCCACGAAACCCCTCAGGCGAAGCGCGCTCGACTTCTGAAAGCTGCGATGGACAAAACCGGTCAACTGTCTAACACCAAGCGCCCATATACCGTCAAGTGCGGGATCCGATTGGTCACCAAACTCATCGAACGGAAACAGGCCAAATTGGTCGTCATCGCCAATGACGTCTCTCCTATCGAAATCGTCCTTTGGCTCCCCACTCTATGCAAAAAAAAAGGTATCCCCTATATTATCACTAAAGATAAAGCAAGACTTGGACgcgtagtaaaaaagaaaaaagctgcTGTTCTTGCATTCGTCGAAGTTCGTCCTCAAGACAAAGCAGACTTCTCCAATCTGGTCCAAATAGCCAAAGAAAAATATAACGACATGTATGAAAAGATCATGCACACCCCCGGCGGTATGAAACTAAGCAAAAAGACTATGCAACGCAAGGCCAAACAACAAAGACTCAAGGCTATCGCTGCTAAGTCCGCCAAAAAAGTAACCTCCTAA